Within the Catalinimonas niigatensis genome, the region GATATATTTGAAAAATTGGAAGGTCTGATTTCTGCTGAAGAGATGATGAAGATGAACTATGAGGTTGACCAGGAAAAGAAATTTCCCCGTGAAGTAGCAAGAACCTTTTTAAAGCAGGCTGGATTTACTTTAGTTTCCAAAAAGAATGGTAACGCTGTTATTGTGGTGGGTTCAAAAAACTTTACCGAGAATTTTATATTAGCTGAAATGTTTACTGCCGTAATAGAAAGTAATAGTAGCTTAGTTGTTGAGTTAAAACAGGGCTTTGGAGGCACTAAGTTACTCATGGATGCCATTATCTCAGGAGCAGTGGATATATACCCGGAATATACTGGTACGGGGCTATTGGTTTTGCTTCAACCTCCCGCACAAGTAGTTGATAGTCTGATAGATAATAAAGAAAAAGTCTACCAGTATGTACAAATGGAATCAGAAAAAAGGTTTGGTCTGACTTGGCTACAACCTTTAGGGTTCAATAATACTACCGCCTTAATGATGAGGAAAGAAGATGCCCAGGTGCTTGGTATTCGTAGTATTCAGGATTTAAAGACTTATATTCTTAGCCTTCAAAAATAGAATTTTATTTTATTTTATTTCAATTCACTATACTTATCAGCAATATAGGTTACCGACTCCTTGAGTTTACTAATTTCTTTTTTGCACATACTGCGGTAAGGTTCTTCCATTTCAGCAATTTCAATTAAACCTTCTATTCTACTAATATCACTCAGGAAACGCTGATGATGTAAATCATGTACTATTCCATCATGTAAAACCTTATAATCAGAGATTTGGCCTAGGTAATTTCTGTGTATGTAAAAAAGATAGACAACCACACAATTGAAAATACAGATAATAGCTGATACGTCTATCCAAAGGGGAGTTTTCTGAGTGAATGGTAGGGTGTCATAAGTCATAAAAACTGAATAAAAGATAGAAGCCAGCGCAATCATTTGCAGAGCAAAATCCTTACGGTGTATTGTTAAAAACCAGGCGACTGAGATAAGTACACAAATGAAATTGATGGAAAAGGAGTATAGGAATAGATGAAGATAATCATAGTAAGGAAACTCAACGTTTTGAGGTACCATCTCCCATAATTTACCTATGAATGGTAGTAAAAAAACTATGATCAAACTAGCCAGTTTTCTTCCATCTCTGAAAGTAAACTGTGCGCCTTTAAAGATAAGATCAATGATGGGTGATTGAATAATTTTTGTATACATACTTTACAGAGGGTCGCTGTTCAAATATAGTAATTGTATCCTTCAAATAATAATCTTACCTATTCAAAGTATTAGAATCAAAATATCATGTGAATAACTCACGTATTAAATCTATGATAATAGTTGTAAATTCAGCTAATTATATTTTGAAAAAGTATTTGAGTCAGAAGAAAAAATTGTTTATAGAAAGAAAATATTACTTCTATCATATTGTGTAAGTTTGATTCAAATTATTGTACATAAAAACCCCTATGGTATTTTTACTCTATTCCATTAATACAAATTGACTATAAAGAACAAGTAGGTATAATAACTTTTATACTTATATATATTATATAAGTATTAACCAATAAAATATCTAAATGAATAAGATATATCAATAATAAGCAAAAATTTTAATGATTATATAGTATTATTTGGTAATACAATTTTTCTAAATATGGATAGACAGAAATTTTACTGTATGAGAATAGTTTAATATTATATGAAATTTTACGTACTATTTACCTACGTACAGAACTGTCTTAGACACAGTGCTAAATGTAATTTTTAAACATAATTTGTACATAAATCAATAAAATATCACAAAAAATTGCTAAAATATACTTTTAATACTATATTGTGAGACAATTAATTCTTGGGAATCTTACATGTGCAATTTTCTCTAGTTAATTGGTTACTTATTTTCTTAACTACCAAACTATCTAAGTATGAGAATTTCTTTCAGAGGATTGGCAAAACTGTCATTGGCGTTACTCATTCCTGCAACATTTATGTTTAGCAGTTGCAGTGAGGATGTAGTAGATCCTACTAGCACTATGCCTCCTAAAAACCTGATTAAAACTCCTCCTAGAAAATCATAGTAAAGGAGTATTTACATTGACTAACCCGCCCTTATGGCGGGTTTTTTATCTCCAGTACAAAATGTGTTTCGACACTTATGCTTTAAGAAATATATATATGCAAAAAAGAAAGCCTCTTGCGTTTATTACATAAGAGGCTTTCTTTTATTATAAATTTTTGAGGTGTCTTAGCTATTGCCCTGATTCATCCGTAGTTTCTTCAGGATACAATACTACTTTCACATACTGATCAAAATTAAAATATTTGTTAGCAGTCTCTTTTAAATCTTCTGTATTTAAACCTTCTATTGCTTCCTCATACTCAACAATGCGAACAGGATCTCCACCATTAAAATAAATATTTTCTAAACTCTGAAGCCAAAAATTATTTTGCTTTAAATTAGTCTCCATCTCTCTCCGTTGCGCTTCTTTTACTTTCATTAAATCTTCTTTCGTCGGTCCGCTCTCTTTCATCTTCTTGATTTCTGCAAAAACAGCCTGACTTAAATCCTCTACATTTTCTGGTGCACAAGGAAAAGAAACAGTAATTGTATAATGCTCGTAAGGTAATTTCACAGCACTTGTGTTTGCTCCAATTCCATAAACTCCACTTTTCTTCTCTCTAATCTCCTCTATTAACTTAATATTAAGTGCCTGTACAAGTGAATTTAATTCATAGGCTTCCTCTCTACTATATTCAAATTCACCAGTGAAAGAAATTCTGACCATACTTTTAGGATCAGTACCCTTCATTACTTTTTCTTCTACTACACCGCCAGGAGGCCTTATCCCCACATCTTTCCAGCTCTCCTTTCTGTTAGTAGCCGGTAAATTTCCTAAGTAAGAAGCTAGTAAAGGTTTTATTTCTTCAACATCTAAATTCCCAACAAAGAAAAATGTGAAGTCGCTGGCATCTGCAAAGCGATCATGGTAAGCATTCATCGCTTCTTCAAAGCTGACACTATCCCAATCCTCTGCTGTAGGAAAGCCACCTCCGCGAGGATGGTTCTGAGACATGATACGCATTACTTTATCCTGATAATAGTACTGCGGGTTAGACATCACGTTTTGATAAATAGCTTTGTATTTACTAATATAAGACTGGAAAGATTCTTCATCCTCACGTGGAGCTGTGAAGTATAAATGCGTCAGTTGAAGCATAGTTTCCAAATCTTCAGGGGAGGTACTACCAGAAAAGCCTTCCTTCAGATCACCAATATACGGACTGGCATTCGCGTTTTTGTCTGCTAAGAACTTTTGAAGGGCTACAAATGAAAAATCCGATACACCACTTTGTTGTACAATACCATCCGCATTGGCAGCCGAAAAATATTTTTCATCACTATACACTGAATGGCCTCCCGGACTATAAGACAACATCAATATTTCGTCATCTTTAAAATCCGTAGGCTTTAGCACTGCACGCACACCATTGGCAAAAGTAAGTTCGGTAACTCCAATTTCATCTATCACTTTTTCATTGGTAATTTCGACAGCGGCTGGTATATTCTCAATCAGAACTGAGGCAATTTCTTCGTCCTGATATGCCTCTACTTCAGAGTTAATTACATCTTGAAGAATAGTCCTTATTTCAGATTCACTGGGTACTGTGGTGCCTTCTTTTTCGGGAGCAGTTACAACTGCAACCATATTCCCATCCTCCATCCATTCAGATGCCAAAGCATTTACCTCCTCTAACGTGATCTCCGGTAAAAATTGCTGTAAAAATTTATATTCAAATCCAATGCCTGATACAGGCTCTTCTTCCAGAAAGTTTCGCACATATTCAGCCGCATAACTTGCGGATTCAGTCTTGTCTCTTTCCTTATAAGCTGCTTCATAATTTGTAAGCATGCGCTTCTTATACCTTTCAAGTTCCGTTACTGTAAAACCAAAACGTTTCACTTTTTCATTTTCTTCTAACAAAACCTGTAAACCTTTTTCAATTCCATTTTCTGGTACTACTGCGTATTCCTGAAAAGCATTAGCAGTTCTAATTATACTTCCATAGTATGCTCCTGCATTCATAAAAGGTGGATCAGCTTGTTGTGTTAGCTCGCTCAATCGCTGACTGAGCATACCCGTAAAGAGATTGTGCTTGGTCATCTCACGGTAGTCCTGAAAAGTTTCTTCTTTTTCAGGCACCCCTTCTTCCTTATAAAAAAGTTGTATCTGATTGTATGATGCTTCTTTATCTGTTACCACCACTACTTTATTATCCTGATGTGCAGGTACGTCATAAATTTCTCTCTGGCGTACTTTGGCTGGTGCTTTTAAATCTCCAAAACGCTGCTTGATTTCAGCTTCCATTTCTTTTGGATCAATATCTCCTACTGCAATAATTGCCATCAGATCAGGACGATACCAGTCTGTATAAAAACGCTTGATGGTCTGATAATCAAAATTTTCTAATATGGCTTTTGTTCCAATCGGCAAGCGGTTCGCATAGCGGGAGTCTGCCAGTAATACCGGCAAATACTGATCTAGCATACGACGTTGGGCACCCTGTCCTATACGCCACTCTTCAATCACTACACCTCTCTCTTTATCTATTTCTTCATCTTCAAATGAAATACCGTCTGCCCAGTCCTCTAGGATTTGCAATGACTTTTCCAGTGTAGTGTCTGCTGTAGGCACTGTAAGCATATATACTGTTTCATCAAAACTGGTATAGGCATTGAGGTGCGCTCCGAATTTAACACCGGCCATTTGCAAAACATTGACTAACTCATTTTTTTCAAAATTCTTTGTTCCATTGAATGCCATATGTTCCGTGAAGTGAGCAAGACCTAGCTGATCGTCATCTTCCATCAAAGAACCGGCGTTTAGAGCAAGTCTAAGCTCCACCCTGCTTTCAGGGCGACTATTCTGACGTATATAGTATGTAAGACCGTTATCTAGTTTTCCTTTGATGATTTTTGGATCAAGAGGAATTTCGGTACTTAAATCAGAGGGTATGTCGGTTTCAGTATTATTGGGATACTCTTGTGCCCATGAGTAGGTACATAAAAAACTCAATAGTAAGGCCAAAAAGGTTGGGTTAAAATAGATACGTTGCTTCATAATTGCGTAGTTAAAATAAAAAGGGTAGTGCAAATAAGAATGAAAAACTTTTACTTGCATTAGAACAGAAAAGCATGGTGCTTTATTCAATATTAGGGTTTTTTTTCCAAAAATATTACATAAGAATAGATTATTCATCCAATATAAGGGAGAGAAAAAGCATTATGATTTTACCAGCCCTACTTCTCTATATGATATGACCTTTAACATACTTCACCTTAGTGAGAGCATATCTTACAAAACGATACATGAAAAAATTAGTAAAGCGCTTTTATCATAATTTTCACTTAAGGGTTTATATTTAAAACAATCCTCTCTGGTAATTGCAGTGAAATAACCAACTTCTTCTACCAGTATCGCCTCGGTAATTTGTTCAACAACAGCAATTTCTACATCTACTCCTTCATATTTTAGATGTCGTACCAGTTCTACATAGTCAGCATTACCTGAAAGAATAATAATAGTATCTGCTTTATAGGTAACTCGAGTGGCTTTGAAACTCAAAGGTATATTTACTCTCTTGTAGCAGGGCACAACTGAATGATAGTAATATTTATGTAGGCGATCAGAAAGTCTGTTACCTTCCTGAAAGGAAATCAAACGGTTAAGCCCATGTGCATTGAGTAGTT harbors:
- a CDS encoding M16 family metallopeptidase translates to MKQRIYFNPTFLALLLSFLCTYSWAQEYPNNTETDIPSDLSTEIPLDPKIIKGKLDNGLTYYIRQNSRPESRVELRLALNAGSLMEDDDQLGLAHFTEHMAFNGTKNFEKNELVNVLQMAGVKFGAHLNAYTSFDETVYMLTVPTADTTLEKSLQILEDWADGISFEDEEIDKERGVVIEEWRIGQGAQRRMLDQYLPVLLADSRYANRLPIGTKAILENFDYQTIKRFYTDWYRPDLMAIIAVGDIDPKEMEAEIKQRFGDLKAPAKVRQREIYDVPAHQDNKVVVVTDKEASYNQIQLFYKEEGVPEKEETFQDYREMTKHNLFTGMLSQRLSELTQQADPPFMNAGAYYGSIIRTANAFQEYAVVPENGIEKGLQVLLEENEKVKRFGFTVTELERYKKRMLTNYEAAYKERDKTESASYAAEYVRNFLEEEPVSGIGFEYKFLQQFLPEITLEEVNALASEWMEDGNMVAVVTAPEKEGTTVPSESEIRTILQDVINSEVEAYQDEEIASVLIENIPAAVEITNEKVIDEIGVTELTFANGVRAVLKPTDFKDDEILMLSYSPGGHSVYSDEKYFSAANADGIVQQSGVSDFSFVALQKFLADKNANASPYIGDLKEGFSGSTSPEDLETMLQLTHLYFTAPREDEESFQSYISKYKAIYQNVMSNPQYYYQDKVMRIMSQNHPRGGGFPTAEDWDSVSFEEAMNAYHDRFADASDFTFFFVGNLDVEEIKPLLASYLGNLPATNRKESWKDVGIRPPGGVVEEKVMKGTDPKSMVRISFTGEFEYSREEAYELNSLVQALNIKLIEEIREKKSGVYGIGANTSAVKLPYEHYTITVSFPCAPENVEDLSQAVFAEIKKMKESGPTKEDLMKVKEAQRREMETNLKQNNFWLQSLENIYFNGGDPVRIVEYEEAIEGLNTEDLKETANKYFNFDQYVKVVLYPEETTDESGQ
- a CDS encoding NYN domain-containing protein, translated to MIFSTINFDILIPKLLNAHGLNRLISFQEGNRLSDRLHKYYYHSVVPCYKRVNIPLSFKATRVTYKADTIIILSGNADYVELVRHLKYEGVDVEIAVVEQITEAILVEEVGYFTAITREDCFKYKPLSENYDKSALLIFSCIVL